Genomic DNA from Shouchella patagoniensis:
TATCCGACTCCTCGTCTTGTCATGATCCAACTTGGATAGCTCGGATTATCTTCCACTTTCTCTCGAAGTCTTCTCACCGTTACATCAACCGTGCGCACATCACCAAAATAATCATAACCCCAAACTGCTTGCAGTAAATGTTCTCTTGTCATAACTTGTCCAAGGTGTTTGCCTAGGTAATGAATAAGCTCAAACTCACGATGAGTTAAATCAACCGGTTCGCCTCTTTTTTTCACTTGATAGGCTTCTGGAAGGATCGATAGATCTCCAACCGCAATTTCTTTATGCGTAGACGTTGCATCTTCTGCCACCACTTGTTGACGACGTAAATTCGCTTTTACACGTGCGAGTAATTCTCTTGTGCTAAATGGCTTTGTTACATAATCATCCGCACCCAATTCAAGACCTAGCACTTTATCAATTTCTGAATCTTTAGCTGTTAACATAATGATTGGTAAATCATATTGTTTTCGCACTTCTCGACATACTTCCATTCCATCTTTGAATGGCAACATAATATCAAGTAACATTAAATCCGGTTTTCGTTCTTTCACTCTTTCTAGCGCCTCATTACCGTCATACGCACATGTAACGTCAAAGCCTTCTTTTTCAAGATTAAACTTTAAAATATCAGCGATCGGCTTCTCGTCATCTACTACTAGTATATATTTATCCATTATGAACCCCCTGCGTCATCTATATGATAGGACTATTTATATCAATCAATTGCTTTAGGCTAAAACAAACATCAGCTTCTTAGCTGATGTTTAGCGTGTGTCTCTAAACCTTTATTCCCTGGGGAATAAAGCCTAGTCCGCCTCCCTTTAGTTTAACATAAACATGAAAAACTAAAAGGAAATACAAAAAAGAACTTTATGTATACACATAAAGTTCTTATCTGATGCCGGCCAGAGGACTTGAACCCCCAACCTACTGATTACAAGTCAGTTGCTCTACCAATTGAGCTAGACCGGCAAAATGAAAAATGGTGGCTCAGGACGGAATCGAACCGCCGACACACGGATTTTCAGTCCGTTGCTCTACCAACTGAGCTACTGAGCCATTTCTTGGTTTTATATAAACAAGTTTTTTTAAAATAATAATGGCGGTCCGGACGGGACTCGAACCCGCGACCTCCTGCGTGACAGGCAGGCATTCTAACCAACTGAACTACCGGACCATTAAAGTATGTATATATATAAAAGTGACCCGTACGGGATTCGAACCCGTGATACCGCCGTGAAAGGGCGGTGTCTTAACCGCTTGACCAACGGGCCACTGTAAAAATGGTGAGCCATGAAGGATTCGAACCTTCGACCCTCTGATTAAAAGTCAGATGCTCTACCAACTGAGCTAATGGCTCAAACCTAAAACTTGAGCAGACGGTGCAAGAAGCAAACCGTATGTCCCCTTATTCTCTCGACGACAAGATTTATAATAACACACATACAAAACCGACGCAATACTTTTTCTTAAAAAAAGTTATTTTATTTTGTTCTGCTCAAATGCCAGTCTTTAGCATACTTAAAAAAAGTAGAAAACGCAAGGACAACTTGCGTTTTCCTTTGTCTTTTATGCAAAAACACCACGGACTAAATTTGTTTGGTTGCGATCTGGTCCTACTGAAAAGACAGTAAGAGGAATTCCCGTCAACTGACATACACGTTCAATGTATGTTCTCGCATTTTCAGGAAGTTCATGTAATGTTTTTACACCAGTAATATCTTCTTCCCAACCAGGTAGTTCTTCATAAACAGGCTCACATTCTGCAAGAATGTTTAAGCTCGCAGGGAACTCATCAAGGATTTCTCCTTTATAACGGTAGCTTGTACAAATCTTGAGCGTTTTAATCCCTGTTAATACATCAATAGAGTTTAACGACAAGTCCGTTATTCCACTAACACGGCGAGCGTGACGGACAACAACGCTATCAAACCAACCTACACGACGTGGACGTCCTGTTGTTGTACCATATTCGCGGCCGACTTCACGGATTTGATCACCAATATCATCATGAAGTTCTGTAGGGAACGGCCCGTCACCTACACGTGTTGTGTATGCTTTGGACACACCAACCACATGGTTAATTTTTGAAGGACCTACTCCAGAACCAATCGTTACTCCACCTGCAATCGGGTTAGACGATGTGACAAACGGATACGTTCCTTGATCAATATCAAGCATAACGCCTTGAGCACCTTCAAAAAGGACACGTCGACCATCATCTAGTGCATCATTTAAGACAACAGATGTGTCAACAACGTACTTGGCAATTTGTTGCCCGTATTCGAAGTATTCTTCTACAATTTCTTCAGCTGAAAAGCCATCAGTTTCATAATACTTCTCAAAAAGACGATTTTTCTCTTTTAAGACCGTTTCAACTTTAAGTTTGAATGTATCTTTCTCGAGCAAATCAGCAATACGAATACCAATTCGAGCTGCTTTATCCATATAAGCAGGTCCAATTCCTTTTT
This window encodes:
- a CDS encoding adenylosuccinate synthase, giving the protein MSSVVVVGTQWGDEGKGKITDYLSEKAEVVARYQGGNNAGHTIVFGGTKYKLHLIPSGIFYKDKVCVIGNGMVIDPKALVEELAYLHERNVDTSNLRISNRAHVILPYHIKLDVVEEERKGANKIGTTKKGIGPAYMDKAARIGIRIADLLEKDTFKLKVETVLKEKNRLFEKYYETDGFSAEEIVEEYFEYGQQIAKYVVDTSVVLNDALDDGRRVLFEGAQGVMLDIDQGTYPFVTSSNPIAGGVTIGSGVGPSKINHVVGVSKAYTTRVGDGPFPTELHDDIGDQIREVGREYGTTTGRPRRVGWFDSVVVRHARRVSGITDLSLNSIDVLTGIKTLKICTSYRYKGEILDEFPASLNILAECEPVYEELPGWEEDITGVKTLHELPENARTYIERVCQLTGIPLTVFSVGPDRNQTNLVRGVFA
- the yycF gene encoding response regulator YycF; its protein translation is MDKYILVVDDEKPIADILKFNLEKEGFDVTCAYDGNEALERVKERKPDLMLLDIMLPFKDGMEVCREVRKQYDLPIIMLTAKDSEIDKVLGLELGADDYVTKPFSTRELLARVKANLRRQQVVAEDATSTHKEIAVGDLSILPEAYQVKKRGEPVDLTHREFELIHYLGKHLGQVMTREHLLQAVWGYDYFGDVRTVDVTVRRLREKVEDNPSYPSWIMTRRGVGYFLSAPENQEQR